Below is a genomic region from Penaeus chinensis breed Huanghai No. 1 chromosome 42, ASM1920278v2, whole genome shotgun sequence.
tattactattattattattattatttttattattattattactattattattatcatcatcatatgtatatatgtgtgtgtttgaatatatgtatgtatatatgtatatttatcatatacacacaaacatactcatatataaatactaataataataatgataataataataacaatagtaatgatgataatgataatgttattaaaacatgatagtaataatgataataacattgataacaataataataatgataattatgtctatatatgtatatacaaacatatatatatgcacatatatatatatatatatatatatatgtatgtgtatgtgtgcatatatacatacatatatacatatatatacatatatataaacatatatttatatatacgcatgtatgtttatatatatgcatatatgagtatataatatatatatatatgtatacatattatatttgtatacatatatatacacatatatatgtatatatattacgtatgtttatatacgtatggatatataatgtctatatatacatacatgtatatatagacatatatatatgtatatgtatatattaatttatatatacacatatgtatgtatggaggtgTACatttgcctatgtatgtatgcacaaaaaCACGCATTAATGTATGAACAcgcgtatgcatgtatctatctgtgcatatactgtatgtgggtatatatgtatggatgtgtgtgtgtgtgtgtgtgtgtttacatgcatttatgtatgtgtgtgtgtgtatgcatttatgtctgtgcatgtgtacacatacacacacacacacacagacactgtagatataataaatatgtgtgtacatattgtgggttgtgataatgaaatgaGTTGTGATaaagatgtgagttgtgagtgccatgttgtgatgccataaCATACGGATCaggatgccagtattatcgtacgtatatagtgataattatgtgattatattatacacactgtatTTTGATATGTTATagcatgtgaaatatagaaggttatgtttagtttatattgctgtgtagcatatcacctatgtgaaagagcgagattctctgtacgatttatagagtacaacattttattttgtctctgtagtcacacgtctggcagtaactctcagacggagcctggcgtgtggggcagaagaacaggaagagttccgtatttattttgtcagagctgatctccaatgaacctactttagtttccattggtgttttcttcaccctcaaacaTCATAGAGAAACGCCatgcaaacatagaagacgaaagcacacacacaaacacacacacacacacacacacacacacacacacacacacacacacacacacacacacacacacacacatatatatgtatgtatgtatgtatgtatgtataaatttggaCTTGCACATTaatacacgtatacgtacattGAACATgcattaatacaaatataaatgcaaagatgctacatacatgcacacctaaacacaattatatatatatatatatatatatatatatatatatatatatatatgtgtgtgtgtgtgtgtgtgtgtgtgtgtgtgtgtgtgtatgtgaaaactcTCCAGACAGCGCTCAATGACAGTTTGTCTGTTGTTTAGTGTCAGATGGCCTTCATTACGTGTgttatatcttaaaaaaaaaaaaaagcaaggggtCTTAACcgttaaaaatgatgatgaataatgagacAATTGAAAAATCTTATAATCTTTTCcatatttctatttgtttgtttgccaaTGTAAGaattagctatctgtctatcattctgtttAATTTTGGGTCGCTTATTCTtatatgcctatttatatctttctctttccctcttacctcctttctctctccctctctctctccctccaatcccctttctctctctctctctctctctctctctctctctctctctctccctctctctctctctctctctatctctctctctctctctctctctctctctctctctctttctctctctctctctctctctaatcccctttctctctctctctctctcaatccaatcccttttctctctctctctctctccctccaatcccctttctctctatctatctctctctccaatcccctttctctctctctctctctctctcctacccccccccccccccgtttctctcaTTACAGCTGCTTGTACAACCGCCTGGCGTCCCTATAAAAGCACTACCGCCTCAGGTGCCAGTCGGCGCTTGGCTCTCGCTCGACCGCCACCTGGTCCCCACCTGCAGAGGCCGAGACTCCTTGCCCGGCTTCCTTCCCGTGTCCGTCATGCGTCTCGTGGTCTGCCTGGTCTTCTTGGCCTCCTTCGCCCTGGTCTGCCGAGGCCAAGGGTACAAGAGTGGTCACACAGGCCCATACCCCAGACCACTCTATGGATCCCGACCTATTGGCCTTCGTCCAATCACTCGTCCAGACCCTAGTAAAGTTTCTAAATGATATTTCTGTCTGTATGcgattcatatcattatcagtaatcacttcatattgttatcagtaaTCACCAACCTTATTGACAATGAGTATCTATTAATATTGCTGCAATACAATTCCtagttttatcataactattcattTTATGTGCTTAAATAAATTACAGTAaattttgttgttagtatcaaCAACATATAAAGCGATGCAGATGATAACTACAAGGTAATTAATTTTCACCAATGATAAGGTTAGCAAAGATGATGATAGGTGTTATGAACAATATAGTTATGATATTCATGGTGGCAATAGCAATAgtgacaaacaataaaacaataagtgCAAATAttatagtatgatgataataaagataataatatcaaccataataatactaacggTGAGAATGATTGTTTGAATAAAgatgataccgataatgaaaataatcttaataatcctactaataacaatggttatggtactgataatgattataatcatccgTCTCAGGTgctacaatactgataatgagtaTTGCTGATAAAACGAACTATGACGGAAACTTCGCAAATCTCTAAATacctattctttctttcccaGGTTGCGCTGGATGCCGCATTCTTACCTTAGATGATGCTATTGCTTGCTGCAGGCGGTTAGGACGCTGTTGTTCTGCATTAAAGGGATAGACTGGCTGATGGAGAAGACAACGAAATCCTGGCTTTACAGCGTGTTAATTGGACTCATAGATGAAGAGACGGCGACCTTGATTTTGAACCGTATTTTTCCGTTccattttcttacttttccttgTGGAAAGGATGTAGGTGTTTGGTCTATACTTTGCAAGGAAGCACCAAAGATTCTTCCATGAATGAATGACGAATGAAAGTGCAGGTGGGATGTATGTGCCTATAGTTGTATTTGCCCAGCAAGTGCCCGTGTAGTCATGAATTGTAACACACTTACCTCTCACTTGAGTTATCCGTAAGTATGGATCTGTGCGTGTGATATTTGCTACTCTATTACGAATAAAATTGATATCTGTGCACTTCGTTTGATTTCTTTGCACTGTTAACATTCTGCAGGATGCGTCATTCCGAACAGGCCAATTAAATTAGTTAATGGTTTCTGCCATTTACATGAGAGTGAAAAGAACTGGTCATCACTTAGAAACTCACtagattctccctctctttctctgccttcttgtttgtctgcctgtctgtctgtctcactctgtatgttatatatatatatatatatatatatatatatatatatatatatatatatgtatgtatgtatgtgtgtatatatactgtacattatattatatcctatatatatatatatatatatatatatatatatatatatatgtatgtatgtgtgtatatatactgtacattatattatatcctatatatatatatatatatatatatatatatatatatatatatatgtgtgtgtgtatatataagatatataatgagaacataataataataataataataataataataataataacaataataataatagtgataatagtaataaaacacacaaacacacatatctatctatatatctatatatatacacacacacacacatgtaagtgtacATTTGCCTTTGTGTACATCTACGAaaacatgcattcatgtatgaaagtatgcgtctgtgtgtatgcatgtatggatgtgtgtgtaaatgcatgtatgtgtttatatatatatatatatatatatatatatatatatatatatatatgtgtgtgtgtgtgtgtgtgtatatatatgtatatatgtatatatatgtatgtatgtatgtatgtatgtatgtatgtatagatatatatatactacttatgtttataaacatgcatatatatataatatatatatatatatatatatatatgtgtgtgtgtgtgtgtgtgtgtgtgtgtgtgtgtgagtgtgtgtgtgtctgtttacggttatatatatatatatatatatatatatatatatatatatatatatatatgtgtgtgtgtgtgtgtgtgtgtgtgtgcaaatatgtgtgtgtgtgtgtgtgtgtgtgtgtgtgtgtgtgtgtgtgtgtgtgtgtgtgtgtgtgcatgtatgtatgcatcgttACATTTTTATTCGTATTAATGCGAGTCAAAAGCATACATCCTTCACTAGACATCTACGTATGTCTGCAGCCACTGTATCTCCTTTAAAAACATCGCTCACTAACAGTTTGCCTGATGTATGGTGTCAGGTGGTCTTCATTACGTGTGtaatatgtttaaaaaaaggaaggggtTTTAAACAGTCGAaaaatctttcattctttcttccctatatttatatgtctgtttttttttcaatgtaaagctatctgtctctctgtttatcattcTGTTTAATGTGTCTgcttttctatttgtctctctgcttatttatctttctctctctctctccaatcctctttctttatctatctctaccttcctgtctttctctcttccctgtctcacTATCTATTATTCTGTTttgttatgtgtgtctgtttttttatttgtctctctgcttatctatctctttctctccccctcttacccctctttctctctctctccctttctctttctctaccctcctatctttctctctctctctctccctcctacaccccccccacccccgtctctctctttacagCTGCTTGCACAACCGCCTGGCGTCCCTATAAAAGCACTACCGCCTCAGGTGCCAGTCGGCGCTTGGCTCTCGCTCGACCGCCACCTGATCCCCACCTGCAGAGGCCGAGACTCCTTGCCCGGCTTCCTTCCCGTGTCCGTCATGCGTCTCGTGGTCTGCCTGGTCTTCTTGGCCTCCTTCGCCCTGGTCTGCCGAGGCCAAGGGTACAAGAGTGGTCACACAGGCCCATACCCCAGACCACTCTATGGAGGATCCTTTGGCCCCATTAGGCCTGAAATTCGGCTCATCAAACCAGGGCCTCGTAAGATTTTAAAAAAgttatctgtctttttctaaTGCTTTTAATATAGTCATCGGTAAGCACTaacattactatgaatattatcttATTCCTCTTATGATtggttttattactgtcatttcccTTTATATTACttaattactatcactgtcattgtcatttctttgtttgcttaatgataatgaaactaccaAAAAAACGATAgtagttatttatatgtttatatggcaacaatggtgataatactactactagtactattactaataatgatgatggtgataatgataataagataataataatgataacaataacaacagtaacgacaacaataatgatgataatattaattgcaatgataataatgatgatagtggtgtgtgatgatgataatgatggtgataatatactcatgattataacaataataacgcgaATAACAGTATTTGAATacctcctattttctttctttccccagtTTGCAACATTTGCCGCACTGTCTCCATCGCAACGGTTGAATATTGCTGCGGTCGGTACGGGCGCTGTTGTCATGAACTGAAAAGATAAATTGGCAGATGATATTAAAACTCCAGCTCTAAAAtgacagtatctatctatccatctatctagatctttatctgcattttcttcttccattttctta
It encodes:
- the LOC125048017 gene encoding penaeidin-3-like translates to MRLVVCLVFLASFALVCRGQGYKSGHTGPYPRPLYGSRPIGLRPITRPDPSCAGCRILTLDDAIACCRRLGRCCSALKG
- the LOC125048015 gene encoding penaeidin-2b-like gives rise to the protein MRLVVCLVFLASFALVCRGQGYKSGHTGPYPRPLYGGSFGPIRPEIRLIKPGPLCNICRTVSIATVEYCCGRYGRCCHELKR